A genomic window from Microbacterium sp. ET2 includes:
- a CDS encoding DUF4097 family beta strand repeat-containing protein, with protein MSLEKWIIHPGETRVIDLEHVAALKIGLVGGQIDVVAHDEPGARIEVHSVTVKDLRIEVTGDGAEGSTVEIDHPQLRWDNFLEVFRNFGAGGPRAEISVAVPRSVALNLGVVSASALVTGLRNDARLNTVSGDIIVDGHTGNLTANAVSGDVQVRELVGGLVANSVSGDVTATGELRKATIDTASGAMLVDSTGNLQSVNLNTVSGDATVRLDEALPANYVVRSVSGRIQIDGVVRSGRGPTGYSGSTGELSGSFVDVRANSVSGDLTVLRRASRVAPADAPTAQVEGADDHREEEWS; from the coding sequence CGTCGCCGCCCTGAAGATCGGGCTCGTCGGCGGACAGATCGACGTCGTCGCCCACGACGAGCCCGGAGCCCGCATCGAGGTGCACTCGGTCACCGTCAAAGACCTCCGCATCGAGGTCACCGGCGACGGCGCGGAGGGCAGCACCGTCGAGATCGACCACCCGCAGCTGCGCTGGGACAACTTCCTGGAGGTGTTCCGCAACTTCGGCGCCGGCGGGCCGCGCGCCGAGATCAGCGTCGCCGTTCCCCGGTCGGTGGCACTCAACCTCGGCGTCGTCAGCGCGAGCGCGCTGGTCACAGGCTTGCGCAACGACGCCCGGCTCAACACCGTCTCGGGCGACATCATCGTCGACGGACACACCGGCAACCTCACGGCCAATGCGGTCTCGGGCGACGTGCAGGTGCGCGAGCTCGTGGGCGGCCTCGTGGCCAACAGCGTCTCGGGCGACGTCACCGCCACCGGCGAACTGCGCAAGGCCACGATCGACACCGCCTCGGGCGCCATGCTGGTCGACTCCACCGGCAATCTGCAGAGCGTGAACCTCAACACCGTCAGCGGGGATGCGACCGTCCGCCTCGACGAGGCACTGCCGGCGAACTACGTCGTGCGCAGCGTCAGCGGCCGGATCCAGATCGACGGCGTCGTGCGCTCGGGACGCGGACCGACCGGCTACAGCGGTTCGACGGGCGAACTCAGCGGCTCGTTCGTCGATGTGCGTGCGAACTCGGTGTCCGGAGACCTGACCGTGCTGCGCCGCGCATCGCGGGTCGCCCCCGCCGACGCTCCCACCGCTCAGGTGGAGGGTGCCGACGACCACCGCGAGGAGGAGTGGTCATGA
- a CDS encoding PadR family transcriptional regulator: MTPVFSHGDLRLYLLNLLDEGPRHGYDVMQALADRTGGTYTPSAGTIYPRLAKLEEEGLVTKTVDGRKTVYEITDAGRAEVRARASDLEGIEAGLSDSVRLIAEGVRGSVREAMKSLRADLAAARVDESASTESARTMTDDPRGRNREQLNRADAALTEFRARMRGDLRTHVARGGELSSSVVDRLADDLDRISREITRVLRG; this comes from the coding sequence ATGACGCCGGTGTTCTCGCACGGCGACCTGCGCCTGTATCTGCTGAACCTCCTCGACGAGGGGCCGCGCCACGGCTACGACGTGATGCAGGCCCTCGCCGACCGCACGGGCGGCACCTACACGCCGAGTGCGGGGACCATCTACCCGCGGCTGGCCAAGCTCGAGGAGGAGGGCCTTGTGACGAAGACCGTCGACGGCCGCAAGACCGTCTACGAGATCACCGACGCCGGCCGCGCCGAGGTGCGCGCCCGCGCCAGCGACCTCGAAGGGATCGAAGCGGGGCTCAGCGACTCGGTGCGACTGATCGCCGAGGGTGTGCGCGGCAGCGTCCGCGAGGCGATGAAGAGCTTGCGCGCCGACCTCGCCGCCGCACGCGTCGACGAGAGCGCGAGCACCGAATCGGCGCGGACCATGACGGATGATCCGCGAGGACGCAATCGCGAACAGCTGAATCGCGCCGATGCGGCGCTCACCGAATTCCGCGCCCGCATGCGGGGAGACCTCAGGACGCACGTCGCGCGGGGCGGCGAGCTGTCATCATCCGTCGTCGATCGACTCGCCGACGACCTCGATCGGATCTCTCGCGAGATCACCCGCGTGCTGCGGGGCTGA
- a CDS encoding universal stress protein: MSEAESQTAGIDIEALRGAVVAGVIPGQSPRVLHEAGRYAKLLGVPLVVVHVDVTRFVTYEDPDGYVHSAPIDINIASGEADLKLIEQAAAAALDGHGVDWRVHQLVGDPALAMKHFADKIDAKLLVVGTRKRGIGESIREFFTGSVAARLAHRQRRPILVVPLGEPVPEDEEIWPA, translated from the coding sequence ATGAGCGAGGCGGAATCTCAGACCGCGGGAATCGATATCGAGGCCCTTCGTGGTGCGGTCGTCGCGGGCGTCATCCCGGGCCAGTCGCCTCGGGTTCTGCACGAGGCGGGTCGCTACGCGAAGCTCCTCGGGGTGCCGCTCGTCGTGGTGCACGTCGACGTCACGCGCTTCGTCACCTACGAAGATCCTGACGGCTACGTCCACTCGGCGCCGATCGACATCAACATCGCCTCCGGCGAGGCAGACCTGAAGCTCATCGAGCAGGCTGCCGCGGCGGCCCTCGACGGGCATGGTGTCGACTGGCGCGTCCACCAGCTGGTCGGCGACCCGGCGCTGGCGATGAAGCACTTCGCCGACAAGATCGACGCGAAGCTCCTCGTCGTCGGCACCCGCAAGCGCGGGATCGGCGAGTCGATCCGCGAGTTCTTCACCGGATCGGTCGCCGCGCGCCTGGCCCACCGTCAGCGCCGGCCGATCCTCGTCGTGCCTCTGGGGGAGCCGGTACCCGAGGACGAGGAGATCTGGCCGGCGTGA
- a CDS encoding DUF3073 family protein yields MGRGRQKAKNTKIARELKYDMQSINYSALERELGSPTREDEYVDKWADEYEDEKA; encoded by the coding sequence ATGGGGCGTGGCCGACAGAAGGCGAAGAACACCAAGATCGCCCGTGAGCTCAAGTACGACATGCAGAGCATCAACTACTCTGCGCTCGAACGCGAGCTCGGCTCCCCGACTCGTGAAGACGAGTACGTCGACAAGTGGGCGGACGAGTACGAGGACGAGAAGGCCTGA
- a CDS encoding TIGR02611 family protein, protein MSSPGPYERETRSEIAEAERPDRPIRLTLRRARAWVAGHPLLERVYRIGVAIFGGVLALGGLILVPLPGPGWLIVFLGLAVLGTEFHWARRIAAWLKRQLDRFWAWWRRYRAQRDARRA, encoded by the coding sequence GTGAGTTCTCCCGGGCCATACGAACGCGAGACCCGCAGCGAGATCGCCGAGGCCGAACGCCCCGACCGCCCGATCCGGTTGACGCTGCGACGCGCGCGGGCGTGGGTGGCGGGTCATCCGCTTCTCGAACGGGTCTACCGCATCGGAGTGGCGATCTTCGGGGGCGTCCTGGCGCTCGGCGGACTGATCCTCGTCCCGCTCCCCGGGCCCGGCTGGCTGATCGTGTTCCTCGGCCTCGCGGTGCTGGGAACCGAGTTCCACTGGGCGCGCCGCATCGCCGCCTGGCTCAAGCGTCAGCTCGACCGGTTCTGGGCCTGGTGGCGCCGATACCGCGCGCAGCGCGACGCGCGCCGCGCGTAG
- the purM gene encoding phosphoribosylformylglycinamidine cyclo-ligase translates to MKGAVARTHGPEVLGGVGGFAGLFDASALRGHERPLLATSTDGVGTKVAIAQAIDKHDTIGLDLVGMVIDDIAVVGARPLFMTDYIACGKVVPARIADIVAGIARGCSETGAALVGGETAEHPGLLGPNDYDVAGAATGVVEASAVLGPERVRPGDAVLALASSGPHSNGYSLIRHIVAGAGIGYGDHAADFGMTWGEALLEPTRLYTRPLLDVIDEVGDGVHSLSHVTGGGIAANLARVLPRGSWVEVDRSTWEPPSVFQVLADLGDLSLTATERTWNLGIGFFAVVAADRADAATAALQRAGIATWQVGVVGDGPLPDGEFEQGAKGVDGGAVRLVGAYGGIPRIGAK, encoded by the coding sequence ATGAAGGGTGCCGTCGCGCGTACCCACGGCCCCGAGGTGCTGGGCGGGGTCGGCGGCTTCGCCGGTCTCTTCGACGCCTCCGCGCTGCGCGGGCACGAGCGGCCCCTGCTCGCGACGAGCACCGACGGCGTCGGCACGAAGGTCGCGATCGCGCAGGCGATCGACAAGCACGACACCATCGGTCTCGACCTCGTCGGCATGGTCATCGACGACATCGCCGTGGTCGGTGCCCGGCCCCTCTTCATGACCGACTACATCGCCTGCGGGAAGGTCGTCCCGGCCCGCATCGCCGACATCGTCGCGGGCATCGCCCGCGGCTGCAGCGAGACGGGGGCGGCGCTCGTGGGAGGCGAGACCGCCGAGCACCCGGGACTCCTCGGGCCGAACGACTACGACGTCGCCGGTGCCGCGACCGGTGTCGTCGAGGCATCCGCTGTCCTCGGGCCCGAGCGCGTGCGCCCGGGCGATGCCGTCCTCGCGCTGGCATCGAGTGGCCCGCACTCGAACGGCTACTCCCTCATCCGCCACATCGTCGCCGGCGCCGGCATCGGCTACGGCGACCACGCCGCCGATTTCGGGATGACCTGGGGCGAGGCCCTGCTCGAGCCGACCCGGCTGTACACGCGGCCGCTGCTCGACGTCATCGACGAGGTCGGCGACGGCGTCCACTCCCTGAGCCACGTCACCGGCGGCGGCATCGCCGCCAACCTCGCCCGCGTGCTGCCGCGCGGCAGCTGGGTCGAGGTCGATCGCTCGACGTGGGAGCCGCCCTCGGTGTTCCAGGTGCTCGCCGACCTCGGCGACCTCTCGCTGACCGCCACCGAGCGCACATGGAACCTCGGCATCGGATTCTTCGCCGTCGTCGCCGCCGACAGAGCGGATGCCGCGACCGCGGCTCTGCAGCGCGCGGGTATCGCCACCTGGCAGGTCGGCGTCGTGGGCGACGGCCCCCTGCCGGACGGCGAGTTCGAGCAGGGTGCGAAGGGCGTCGACGGGGGCGCTGTGCGCCTGGTCGGCGCCTATGGCGGCATCCCCCGGATCGGAGCGAAGTAA
- a CDS encoding zinc-binding alcohol dehydrogenase codes for MGGAGGPEWLIREDAGRPVLIALYLRQALGIRSPDELPSLRGIPPRANDRNEKAQALLERQWREFWALTVEPQAHPSPVPLDLVDGFGVHVALPTEGMDELREAILPHAAEAVAFAEEVHARYSRDAGSHSAYRAYASAIAEHERQVGRRAHSFELNVQVLPLAQRGVWWIGSLTIAVTDGLRGDIAAFDTAIHPIIAELA; via the coding sequence ATGGGCGGTGCCGGCGGTCCGGAGTGGCTGATCCGCGAGGACGCGGGTCGGCCGGTGCTGATCGCCCTCTACCTTCGACAGGCCCTCGGGATCCGCTCACCCGACGAGCTGCCGTCGCTTCGCGGCATCCCTCCCCGGGCGAATGATCGCAACGAGAAGGCGCAGGCGCTCCTGGAGCGGCAGTGGCGGGAGTTCTGGGCGCTGACCGTCGAGCCGCAGGCGCACCCGTCGCCCGTGCCGCTCGACCTCGTCGACGGATTCGGCGTGCACGTCGCCCTGCCCACCGAGGGGATGGACGAGCTGCGCGAAGCGATCCTGCCGCACGCGGCGGAGGCCGTCGCCTTCGCCGAGGAGGTGCACGCGCGCTACAGCCGCGACGCGGGGTCGCACAGCGCGTACCGCGCCTACGCCAGCGCGATCGCCGAGCACGAGCGGCAGGTGGGCCGGCGCGCCCACTCGTTCGAGTTGAACGTGCAGGTGCTTCCGCTCGCTCAGCGCGGGGTGTGGTGGATCGGGTCGCTCACGATCGCCGTGACTGACGGCCTGCGCGGTGACATCGCGGCTTTCGACACCGCGATCCACCCGATCATCGCCGAGCTGGCGTGA
- a CDS encoding potassium transporter Trk produces the protein MADQPHRPDLQPPARDEVETVSVRRSPKYSAFLLAGAALGILTALILTFGFDGSAQVSDNTGMEYSTGQVFGFLLLIFIPVGLAVMGAVALILDRTSGRRTRQVRVDHTLTRED, from the coding sequence ATGGCAGATCAGCCGCATCGCCCCGACCTCCAGCCCCCCGCCCGGGATGAGGTCGAGACCGTGTCGGTGCGCCGATCGCCGAAGTACTCCGCCTTCCTGCTGGCCGGCGCAGCCCTCGGCATCCTCACCGCCCTCATCCTCACGTTCGGCTTCGACGGCTCCGCCCAGGTGAGTGACAACACCGGGATGGAGTACTCCACCGGTCAGGTGTTCGGTTTCCTGCTGCTCATCTTCATCCCCGTCGGGCTGGCGGTGATGGGCGCTGTCGCCCTCATCCTCGACCGCACCTCGGGGCGCCGCACGCGCCAGGTGCGTGTCGATCACACCCTCACCCGCGAGGACTGA
- a CDS encoding sterol carrier family protein → MPRKITTDEGRAALDAARRPGAPRPAQATAVRYLLQLLAEKAPGHSVEVRVPPFGAVQVIEGPRHTRGTPPNVVEMDAATWLSLATGAEQWADAAAAGRIQASGVRADISALLPLRP, encoded by the coding sequence ATGCCGCGGAAGATCACCACCGACGAGGGGCGCGCCGCGCTCGACGCCGCACGTCGGCCGGGGGCGCCGCGCCCGGCCCAGGCCACGGCGGTGCGGTATCTCCTGCAGCTGCTCGCCGAGAAGGCGCCCGGGCATTCTGTCGAGGTGCGGGTGCCGCCCTTCGGGGCGGTGCAGGTCATCGAGGGCCCACGGCACACCCGCGGAACCCCGCCCAATGTGGTGGAGATGGATGCCGCGACCTGGCTCTCCCTCGCCACCGGCGCCGAGCAGTGGGCCGATGCCGCCGCGGCCGGCCGCATCCAGGCATCCGGGGTCCGCGCCGACATCAGCGCGCTCCTGCCGCTGCGGCCCTGA
- the purD gene encoding phosphoribosylamine--glycine ligase: MRILVLGAGAREHAIVLALRSEEAQHEIFAAPGNAGIARDATIVDLDPDSPTAVTSFALAEDIDLVVIGPEAPLVAGVADAVRERGIPTFGPSRAAARLEGSKAFAKRIMEASGVPTGRATRARTLDEVAAALDEVGAPHVVKADGLAAGKGVVVTEDRAAALAHAETYLPTGPVLIEEFLAGPEVSLFFISDGDRVLPLSPAQDFKRLADGDAGPNTGGMGAYSPLPWLAERFGSEEAFVDLVTTEVAEPVIRQLDEEGTPFIGLLYAGLIVTDGGVKVIEFNARFGDPETQVVLPRLAEPLSELLLAAASGRLEGLARPRFSDAKAVTVVLASEGYPAGPVTGRVIEGTDAAASVPGVHLAHAATRVEGDDLVATGGRVLNVVAVAPTFAEARDRAYDALGRIALEGGQFRTDIAHQA, translated from the coding sequence GTGAGAATCCTGGTCCTCGGCGCGGGAGCCCGCGAGCACGCCATCGTCCTTGCCCTCCGCAGTGAGGAGGCGCAGCACGAGATCTTCGCTGCGCCGGGCAACGCCGGCATCGCCCGGGATGCGACGATCGTCGACCTCGACCCCGACAGCCCCACGGCTGTGACCTCGTTCGCGCTGGCCGAGGACATCGACCTGGTCGTGATCGGACCCGAAGCGCCGCTGGTCGCCGGTGTGGCCGACGCGGTGCGCGAGCGCGGCATCCCCACCTTCGGTCCGAGTCGCGCCGCCGCGCGGCTCGAGGGGTCGAAGGCGTTCGCGAAGCGGATCATGGAGGCCTCCGGCGTGCCGACCGGACGCGCGACCCGCGCTCGCACCCTCGACGAGGTGGCCGCAGCCCTCGACGAGGTCGGCGCGCCGCACGTGGTCAAGGCCGACGGCCTCGCCGCCGGAAAGGGCGTCGTCGTCACCGAAGACCGCGCCGCCGCACTCGCCCACGCCGAGACCTATCTGCCGACCGGTCCGGTGCTGATCGAGGAATTCCTCGCCGGCCCCGAGGTGTCGCTGTTCTTCATCAGCGACGGCGACCGGGTGCTGCCCCTCAGCCCCGCCCAGGACTTCAAGCGCCTCGCCGACGGCGACGCCGGCCCCAACACCGGCGGCATGGGCGCGTACTCGCCGCTCCCGTGGCTCGCCGAGCGGTTCGGCAGCGAGGAGGCCTTCGTCGACCTCGTGACGACGGAGGTCGCCGAGCCCGTCATCCGTCAGCTGGACGAGGAGGGCACCCCCTTCATCGGACTGCTCTACGCGGGCCTCATCGTCACCGACGGCGGGGTGAAGGTCATCGAGTTCAACGCGCGCTTCGGGGACCCCGAGACGCAGGTCGTGCTCCCCCGCCTCGCCGAGCCGCTGTCGGAGCTGCTGCTGGCCGCGGCGTCGGGCCGGCTCGAAGGCCTCGCGCGCCCCCGCTTCAGCGACGCCAAGGCCGTGACCGTGGTGCTCGCGAGCGAGGGATATCCCGCGGGTCCGGTCACCGGGCGGGTCATCGAAGGGACGGATGCCGCGGCGAGCGTCCCGGGCGTCCACCTCGCCCACGCCGCCACCCGAGTCGAGGGCGACGACCTCGTCGCCACGGGCGGCCGGGTGCTGAACGTGGTCGCCGTCGCACCCACCTTCGCCGAGGCGCGCGATCGCGCCTACGACGCGCTGGGCCGCATCGCGCTCGAGGGCGGCCAGTTCCGCACCGACATCGCCCACCAGGCCTGA
- a CDS encoding phosphoribosylaminoimidazolesuccinocarboxamide synthase yields the protein MTLPSELPGWRHVYSGKVRDLYLPTEGPEDRMLVVASDRVSAFDHVLSPGIPGKGELLTRLSLWWFDRLGVPNHLRDGEIPEAVRGRTMLTRRLEMLPVECVVRGYLTGSGWAEYQQHGTVCDIPLPPGLENGDRLPEPLFTPAYKAPLGEHDENISFDRTVDLVGRDHADELRDASLDIYRRAAGIAEERGLILADTKFEFGVDDGGVLRLADEVLTSDSSRYWDAAAWASGTTPGERMASFDKQIVRDWLAAHWDRTGTPPELPAEIVERTAARYRELIDRLTA from the coding sequence GTGACCCTCCCCTCTGAGCTTCCCGGCTGGCGGCACGTCTACTCCGGCAAGGTGCGTGACCTGTACCTTCCTACCGAAGGACCGGAAGACCGGATGCTGGTGGTCGCGAGCGACCGCGTGAGCGCGTTCGATCACGTGCTCTCCCCGGGCATCCCGGGAAAGGGCGAGCTGCTCACGCGGCTGAGCCTGTGGTGGTTCGACCGACTCGGGGTGCCGAATCACCTGCGGGACGGGGAGATCCCCGAAGCGGTCCGCGGACGGACGATGCTCACCCGGCGCCTGGAGATGCTGCCGGTGGAGTGCGTCGTGCGCGGTTACCTCACCGGGTCGGGCTGGGCGGAGTATCAGCAGCACGGCACGGTCTGCGACATCCCCCTTCCTCCCGGCCTCGAGAACGGCGACCGTCTGCCCGAGCCCCTCTTCACCCCTGCGTACAAGGCGCCGCTCGGCGAGCACGACGAGAACATCTCCTTCGACCGCACCGTCGACCTCGTCGGCCGTGATCACGCCGACGAGCTGCGCGACGCTTCGCTCGACATCTACCGCCGTGCCGCGGGGATCGCCGAGGAGCGAGGCCTCATCCTGGCCGACACCAAGTTCGAGTTCGGCGTCGACGACGGCGGGGTGCTGCGCCTGGCCGACGAGGTGCTGACCAGCGACTCGTCGCGGTACTGGGACGCCGCCGCCTGGGCGAGCGGCACCACCCCCGGGGAGCGGATGGCGAGCTTCGACAAGCAGATCGTGCGCGACTGGCTCGCCGCGCACTGGGACCGCACCGGGACCCCGCCCGAGCTCCCCGCCGAGATCGTCGAGCGCACCGCCGCACGCTACCGGGAACTGATCGACCGCCTCACCGCCTGA